One segment of Candidatus Stygibacter australis DNA contains the following:
- a CDS encoding ATP-binding protein — protein MIYKNFKLNCIVRLLLISANLFLVYYSISELSYHITPVLLAITTIIQFISLFSYIQKINLYLTTFLESIRYADFSRSFQIEGLGSKYDELKKVFNLVIADFQKIRSDKEENYHYLQNVIQHIGIGLIAFNQDGELEMTNNAAKKLFQVHRLKNISELAPLNEKLPYTLLSLSTGDRTLIQIADNDNIMQLAMYATEFKLKDRAIKLVSLQNIQSELEEQEMAAWQKLISVLTHEIMNSITPIASLSSTVNHLLNEAKDDDGNPLPLDNETIDDIRSSMITINKRSTGLIHFVESYRNLTKIPKPKFAIVPVSNIFKNIHNLLDEDIKNKNVIFTSNIDPHSLELTVDQEQIEQVLLNLLKNSCHAVEGSENPKIELCAFLENRGRVAIQVSDNGAGILKDVIDKIFIPFFTTKSNGSGIGLSLSRQIMRIHGGSISVESKPYQATTFTLKF, from the coding sequence ATGATCTATAAAAACTTCAAACTCAATTGTATTGTCCGCCTTTTACTGATTTCTGCCAATCTTTTTCTAGTTTATTATTCTATCAGCGAGCTCAGTTACCATATCACACCAGTACTTCTGGCAATTACCACCATTATCCAGTTCATTTCACTTTTCAGCTATATTCAGAAGATAAATCTATATCTCACCACTTTTCTGGAATCTATCCGCTATGCTGATTTCTCCCGTTCCTTTCAGATTGAAGGTCTGGGTTCCAAGTATGATGAACTAAAAAAAGTATTTAACCTGGTTATTGCCGATTTCCAGAAAATTCGCTCTGATAAGGAAGAAAACTATCATTATCTGCAAAATGTTATTCAGCACATAGGCATTGGACTTATTGCCTTTAATCAGGATGGTGAACTTGAAATGACCAATAATGCTGCCAAAAAGCTGTTCCAGGTGCATCGACTGAAAAATATCTCGGAACTTGCCCCATTAAATGAAAAATTACCCTATACTCTTCTCTCGCTTTCTACTGGTGACCGCACCCTCATCCAGATAGCTGATAATGATAATATCATGCAGCTGGCCATGTATGCTACCGAATTTAAACTCAAAGATAGAGCCATAAAACTCGTCTCTCTGCAAAATATCCAATCTGAACTCGAAGAACAGGAAATGGCTGCCTGGCAAAAACTTATCTCAGTGCTTACTCACGAAATTATGAATTCCATAACCCCTATCGCCTCTCTTTCGTCAACTGTAAATCATCTGCTCAATGAAGCAAAAGATGATGATGGTAACCCATTGCCCCTTGATAATGAAACCATTGACGATATCCGCAGTTCCATGATCACGATCAATAAAAGGTCAACTGGCTTAATTCATTTCGTGGAATCTTACCGTAATCTGACTAAAATCCCCAAACCAAAGTTTGCTATTGTACCAGTTAGCAATATCTTCAAGAATATTCACAATCTGCTTGATGAAGATATCAAAAACAAAAATGTCATCTTTACGTCAAACATTGATCCTCATTCACTGGAACTTACCGTCGATCAGGAACAGATAGAGCAGGTTCTCTTAAATCTTCTCAAAAATTCCTGTCATGCTGTTGAAGGATCTGAAAATCCCAAAATCGAACTTTGCGCTTTCCTGGAAAATCGGGGACGCGTAGCTATCCAGGTATCAGATAATGGCGCTGGCATTCTTAAAGATGTAATTGATAAGATCTTCATCCCGTTTTTTACCACCAAATCAAATGGCTCAGGTATTGGGCTCAGCCTCTCACGTCAGATCATGCGTATCCACGGTGGCTCCATCTCAGTAGAATCCAAACCCTATCAAGCCACCACCTTCACCCTGAAATTCTAA
- a CDS encoding sigma-54 dependent transcriptional regulator, protein MIDKTAKILAVDDNEDILFSLKLLLKNQVGKVVLEKNPDRIPELMEAEDFDLILLDMNFTKDSISGQEGFHWLDRILEINPESIVIFITAYGDVERAVQAIRRGAVDFVLKPWQNEKLLATLSSTLKLKHSQEENSKLRLQQKELSNTIDRSFRDFIGRSQPMQEVFNTIRKVAGTDANVLILGENGTGKELVARALHRNSSRKDKLILSVDLGAITETLFESELFGHTKGAFTDAKASKPGRFEVADRGTIFLDEIGNLSLPLQAKLLTVIERRQVTRVGANHPVPVDVRLICATNMPLYQMVSENTFRRDLLYRINTVEIKIPPLRERIDDIKPLVDHFLPKIAHKYKKDIRSISSSALKKLQDYTWLGNVRELQHALERAVILSDCQILLPDNFILSPTDQHHEEIGIDSFNIEDVEKSLIQKVMRQKNGNISAAAKELGLTRASLYRRLKRYDL, encoded by the coding sequence ATGATAGATAAGACAGCCAAAATCCTTGCAGTTGATGATAATGAAGACATATTATTCAGCCTTAAGCTGCTGCTCAAGAATCAGGTTGGTAAAGTAGTTCTGGAAAAAAATCCTGACCGTATCCCTGAATTAATGGAAGCAGAGGATTTTGATCTTATTCTGCTTGATATGAATTTCACCAAAGATTCGATTAGTGGTCAGGAAGGATTTCACTGGCTGGATCGGATATTGGAGATCAATCCAGAAAGTATCGTGATATTTATCACAGCTTATGGAGATGTGGAAAGGGCAGTGCAGGCAATCCGCCGTGGTGCGGTGGATTTTGTGCTCAAGCCCTGGCAGAATGAAAAACTGCTTGCTACACTATCATCAACTCTTAAGCTGAAACACTCGCAAGAAGAGAACAGCAAATTGCGTCTTCAGCAGAAAGAACTCTCTAATACAATAGATCGGTCTTTTCGTGATTTCATTGGACGCTCACAGCCCATGCAGGAAGTATTTAACACGATCAGAAAAGTTGCCGGCACTGATGCAAATGTGCTTATCCTGGGAGAAAACGGTACTGGAAAGGAACTTGTTGCCCGAGCCCTGCATCGTAATTCCAGCCGAAAAGATAAACTAATCCTCTCAGTTGACCTTGGTGCAATAACCGAAACCCTGTTTGAAAGTGAACTATTCGGGCACACAAAAGGTGCCTTCACTGATGCCAAAGCCAGCAAACCAGGACGCTTTGAAGTTGCTGACCGCGGAACCATATTCCTGGATGAGATTGGCAATCTTTCACTCCCATTACAGGCTAAATTACTCACAGTGATCGAGCGTCGCCAGGTTACCCGCGTGGGAGCTAATCATCCAGTACCTGTTGATGTACGCCTCATCTGCGCCACTAATATGCCACTATATCAGATGGTGAGTGAAAACACTTTCCGACGTGACCTGCTTTACAGGATAAATACCGTGGAAATAAAAATTCCTCCTTTGAGAGAACGAATTGATGACATCAAACCGCTGGTTGATCATTTTCTCCCCAAAATTGCTCACAAATATAAAAAAGATATTCGCTCTATCAGCAGTTCTGCCCTAAAAAAACTCCAGGATTACACCTGGCTTGGTAATGTTAGGGAACTTCAGCACGCTCTGGAGAGGGCTGTTATTCTGAGCGATTGTCAGATTCTATTACCTGATAATTTTATTCTCTCCCCTACCGATCAGCATCATGAGGAAATTGGCATCGACAGCTTCAATATAGAAGATGTGGAAAAATCACTTATCCAGAAAGTGATGCGGCAAAAAAACGGAAATATCAGCGCAGCAGCCAAGGAACTTGGTTTAACCCGTGCGTCACTATATAGAAGGTTAAAAAGATATGATCTATAA